GCGCCTCAGTCCCAGGATCCAACTTGCGTTCCCGATCCGCGAGTTATCATCGATCAGGTCAACCGTGTAGATCATTATCCCGGCGGCGAGCGCCTTTTTTAACACCGAATCGAACGACGCCTTGCGGCTCGTCGTGTCCCAGCCGTCTGAGATCAACACAATCGCCCGGCGCTTCTCGGGCCGGTTCTCCAATGCGGTGACTGCTTCCGCCGCGCAGTCGTACAGCCGAGTGTTGTCTTCGGCTTTGGCGTCCCAAACGTAGTCCGAGATGTCGCGTACATCCGAAAAATCCTGAAAAAGTTTGACGTTGTTGTTGAAGCCGTAGACCGCGACCTGGTCGTTGTCTCGAATGTGATCCACAAACGAAGCCGCTGCCCCTCGCGCCAGGCCAAACTTGTAGTCCATGCTTCCGCTCATATCGATGAGTATCGCCGCGGCGAACGAAGCTTCTTCGCTAAGAAAAGAATTGATCGACTGCGGAGCGTTGTCTTCCAGCACGGTGAAGTCTTTCGCCTTTAGTCCGTGGGCGTATTGCCCCGCGGCATCGGTAACAATCAGGTTTACGACCACAAGATCCGAATGCAGCCGCACCGTGTCATCATCGCGGCGCTGGGCCTCATCCTGCTTCGCCTTCTTTTCCTGGCCGTAAGAACTTGGATGCGCGGGACTGGAAAGGAGGAGCGCGAACACAGCCGCGATGAAACCGGCCGTCAATTTCCGCTTAGCGGAAGACGCGCTGGTTGACGGGTTGCTTCTGGTGGCGGGCATCAGTCTGCTTTCTGGCGTCGTATGAAGCGAGCGAGGCTGATCACTTCGTTGGAATTGGCGATGACGGTTGCCGAAACGACGAAGCGGGTCTCGGCCGTCATTTCTTTTCTGATGTTGGCAGCCGTGGCGCTCAGCTTATCGATGGCGTCAGCCAGCGGCATGCGTTCGTCCGTATCGGACTTCCGGTCGACCTCTTCGCCTCCGGCGTTAGTCAACACGCGCTTGGCGAGCTTTTCGATCGTGCCGAGCTTTCTCAGATCATCGGCTGAAAGCTGCTTGCGCTCCCCATAGCCCCTGGCGATTTCGCCAGACAGATTGCTCAACTTCTCCACGTCTTCGAGCACCTTCTTATGCTCGCCCTCGGCGCGGGCAATGGCCATCTTGATACGCATATCCGACGGAAGGCCTCCCTCCTGGTCGGCGTCCGTAGGGAATTTGTCGAGAATCTTGCCTTCCGGTGGCTTCACTGCAGGGCGGGTCTGTGCCGTAGCGCCAGGCGCCGAGAGAAGGATGATTGCGAACAAGAAAAATACTCTGAACATCAATAGCTCTTCCCGCGGCAATATTTCGTGTATTTAGGTTTTAGCACAATCGCAAGGTCAACTCAATTGCGATATGGTCTGCCGTTGACTTCCGTACTGAAACTTCATACCGTGAATATTCGCCAAATTCGAACGAGGAGCTGATGGAACGATGAGAGTTGGGATATCGCTGCCGCAACTAGGTCCGCAGGCTTCACCGGAGAATCTGATCAAAGTCGCCCGCCGCGCCGAAGAGCTTGATTATGATTCCGTGTGGGTGCTCGAGCGGCTGTTGTGGCCGCTCAACCCGAAGGAACCTTATCCAGCAACGCCAGACGGCAAATTGCCTGAAACCTATCAGACAGTCTTCGATCCGATTGAGACTCTGACTTTCGTGGCGGCCCATACGAAGAGAGTACAACTCGGAACAAGCGTAGTAGTGCTGCCCTACCACACGCCGATTCAGCTTGCGCGCCGCATCGCTACGCTCGATGTGCTATCAGGCGGCCGCGCGCTGGTGGGAGTGGGTGCCGGGTGGTCGCGCGATGAGTTCGAAGCGGCGGGCACTCCGTTCGAGCGGCGGGGCGCGCGCTGCGACGAGTTTCTCCGGGCGATGATCGAACTGTGGACCACGGACCCGGTGAAGTTCGAAGGCCAGTTCTATCACATCCCTGAATCGAGAGTCGGACCGAAGCCGGTTCAAAAACCGCATCCGCCGATCTATATCGCGGGCTTCGGGCAATACACGTTCGACCGCGCGGTCAAGTTCGGGAGCGGATGGAATCCGGCGGGCATCCCGAGCTTCGAGTGGCTGGAAGGAATGATAAACCAGTTTCGTCAGACCGCTGCGCGAGCAGGCCGGGGCGAGATGGAAGTCGTCTTGCGAGCTTTCGCGATTGTTTTGCCCGCGGGCGGACGCGCTCCGTCGTCCGCGGGCGGGGGCGCTCCGTCGCACGCGGGCGGGGGCGCTCCGTCGCACGCGGGCGGGCGCGCACCGATGATGGGCACGCTCGATGAGTTGCGCGAGGATACACGGCGGCTGCGGGATATGGGCGTTACTCACCTGATTCAATCACCGCCGGCCATCGGTTTCGATCCGAGCGCAAGCATCGATGATATGCTCGCGGTGATGGAGCAGTTGATAGAAGTGTCGAAGTGATGCGTGATGCGTGATCCGTGATGCGTGATGCGTAAAGAATGATGCGTTGGGAGTGATGTCCGAGGGGGTGAAAGGCGGTGCGTGATTCATGAACTTGCACAGCGACCGGTCGGTTGACCCGGATCACAGGTTGGGAAGGGTGGCTTGCCCCCGCGTTCGCAGCCAATTCCTTGAAAGACAAGAGCGGGGGCAAGCCCACCTTCCCGACCTGTGATCCTGCCCATTGATCCTTGACCGCCATGTTCATGCATCACGAATCACGGATCACGCATCACGGATCACGCATCGGGTCCTGGTATGCCGCTCAATATCGATGAAAGCACGCAAGAGTTCATCCGCGGGCATCGCGTAGCTCGTTTAGCAACCAGCGACGCACTTGGACAGCCGGCGGTTGTTCCCATCTGTTATGCGTTCGACGGGGAGAGCTTTTACGTGGCGCTCGACGAGAAAGCAAAGAGCGTCGCGGATCAAGAGCTGAAGCGCGTGAGAAACATTCGCGCCAATTCGCGGGTCGCGCTTATCATTGACGACTACTCGGAGGACTGGAGCAAGCTGGTGTACGTTCTCATAAGCGGCGCCGGAATGATTATCTCGCCGGCGGAGAACGCTTCCGAGCACGCGCGCGCGGTCGAACTATTGCGCGAAAAATATCCGCAGTACCGTTCGATGGCGATTGACGAAAGACCGATGATCAAGATCACGCCTACGAGATTTAAGCTGTGGAGCGCTCGCTGAAAGAGGGAGACCCTGGGAGCGCAGGCATCCTTGCCTGCCGGCCTCACGCAACCAGACCCTCTCCAAAGAAAAGGGGGAAGCACTCAAGCCTGCGCTCCCAGGCTTAAAGGTTATGCAGGTTCTTACTTCAACGGCTCATTTGATATTTGACGACGCGCTTGCTGCGGCGCGCGAAGGCGAAGTCACTCCCAGCATCGCGCGCGCTCTCATACGCGCACGCGACGGCGCTGAGCTTGACTCGTTGATGGCTGGGGCGGCTGAGCTGCGCAATCGCGTCACGGGTCGTCGCATTACCTACTCGAAGAAAGTTTTCATACCGCTAACGAACCTCTGCCGCGACTATTGTGGCTACTGCACGTTTCGTAAGGATCCTGGCCAGCCCGGCGCGCTAACGATGACCCCCGACGAAGTGCTCGCGGTAGCGGAAGCGGGAGCGCGATTGGGCTGCAAAGAAGCGCTGTTCAGTCTTGGCGATCGGCCCGAGGCAATCTTCCCCGAGATGCGCGAGACGCTCGCCGGGCTCGGTCATCGAACAACGTTGTCTTATCTAGCCGAGATGTGCGAGCGAGTGTTGAATGAAACAGGACTGCTGCCGCATGCGAACCCCGGCCTGATGGGAAGGAGAGATCTGGAGACTCTTCGCCGGTTCAACCCGAGTATGGGTCTGATGCTTGAAAACGTAAGCGAGCGGCTGACTCTTCCCGGCATGCCTCACGACAACGCGCCGGACAAACCGCCGTCGCTCCGGCTCAAGACAATTGAAGTCGCCGGCCGGTTGAATATCCCATTCACGACCGGAATCCTGATCGGCATCGGCGAGACCCTGGATGAACGAGTTGATGCGCTTTTCGCGATACGCGAGCTGCACGAGCGCTACGGTCACATTCAGGAAGTGATCGTTCAGAACTTCCGCGCGAAGCCTGAAATCCCGATGCGTGATCATCCGGAACCGAGCCAGTCGGATCACGCACGAACCATTGCAGTCGCCCGGCTGGTGCTCGGTTCAATGAACGTGCAAGCGCCGCCGAATCTTTCGGACGACGACTATCCGTTCTTGCTCAAAGCCGGGTTGAATGATTGGGGCGGAATTTCGCCGCTGACGCCTGACTTCATCAATCCCGAAAAACCGTGGCCTCACATTGAGAAGCTCGCCGAGCGAACCGCGGCTGAAGGCTTCGAGTTAACAGAGCGGCTCAGTATTTATCCTGAGTTTATTTGCCGGGATGAATTCATCGACGAGGGGCTTCGCCGCCGGGTGCGGTGGATGTCCGACGATCAGGGATACGCGAGGCGTTGATTAAGAGAAAGATCGATGAAGGTAACGAACTGCGAACGGGCGGTTAGTTCAGGGAGGCAATCCGGGTGTACGTCAGGTTTTCGCGCATCACCTCTGACAGAGGTGATGCGCGAAAGTCTGACGCGCGCCTAGGCAATTCCACCGGGGTTTTGTAGACGAGGACAACTATGACGTGGCTATATCTGGCGCTGGCAATACTGCTCGAAGTGTCGGGCACAACGTGCATGAAATTGTCTGAAGGTTTCACGAAGGTGGTTCCTTCGATCTTGCTGTTTGTGTTTTACACTCTGAGCTTCGGTATGCTGACGTTGGCGCTGAAGAAGCTTGACGTGAGCGTCGCATACGCAGTGTGGTCCGGGGTGGGAACCGCTTTGATCGCCACGATCGGGGTGCTCTGGTTCAAGGAGCCGGCTACGGCGCTGAAGCTGATCTCACTCGGCTTGATCATAATCGGAGTCGTCGGATTGAACCTCAGCGGCGGAGCACACTAATTGGAGATTGAGCATGAAGGACTATCACATCAACATCTTCTACAGCGAAGAGGACGGCGGTTACATCGCCGACATCCCCGACCTTGAGGCGTGTTCAGCGTTTGGAATCACACCTGAAGACGCGCTCAAGGAAGTGCAGATCGCCAAGGACGCGTGGATTGAAGCCGCGCGCTCGGAGGGCAAGCCGATTCCGAGTCCAAGGTACCGGCCCGCTATTTACCAGGTAGCATGATTTCGGCTTAGCGGAGAAACTGACATCGACACAGCTCCTTTCAAAGAATTGGCCGTAAGCCTTGCTCGACTCGGCCCTCACTTCCATAGTCGCGGATGGGTGCTCGGGACAAGCGGCAACTTCAGCGCGGTGGTGAGCCGCGACCCGCTGCGCCTGGCCATCACTTCCAGCAGCGTCGATAAAGGCGAGCTCACCGCCGATCACATTCTTCAGATTGATGGCGA
This window of the Acidobacteriota bacterium genome carries:
- a CDS encoding VWA domain-containing protein, coding for MPATRSNPSTSASSAKRKLTAGFIAAVFALLLSSPAHPSSYGQEKKAKQDEAQRRDDDTVRLHSDLVVVNLIVTDAAGQYAHGLKAKDFTVLEDNAPQSINSFLSEEASFAAAILIDMSGSMDYKFGLARGAAASFVDHIRDNDQVAVYGFNNNVKLFQDFSDVRDISDYVWDAKAEDNTRLYDCAAEAVTALENRPEKRRAIVLISDGWDTTSRKASFDSVLKKALAAGIMIYTVDLIDDNSRIGNASWILGLRRGQTEMKEFASQTGGRYVYTPQGDKLEEAFTNIVDELRNQYTLTYYPTNQKRDGRWRKLSVGVTRPGLMTRARKGYWALKS
- a CDS encoding LLM class F420-dependent oxidoreductase, encoding MRVGISLPQLGPQASPENLIKVARRAEELDYDSVWVLERLLWPLNPKEPYPATPDGKLPETYQTVFDPIETLTFVAAHTKRVQLGTSVVVLPYHTPIQLARRIATLDVLSGGRALVGVGAGWSRDEFEAAGTPFERRGARCDEFLRAMIELWTTDPVKFEGQFYHIPESRVGPKPVQKPHPPIYIAGFGQYTFDRAVKFGSGWNPAGIPSFEWLEGMINQFRQTAARAGRGEMEVVLRAFAIVLPAGGRAPSSAGGGAPSHAGGGAPSHAGGRAPMMGTLDELREDTRRLRDMGVTHLIQSPPAIGFDPSASIDDMLAVMEQLIEVSK
- a CDS encoding TIGR03668 family PPOX class F420-dependent oxidoreductase, with translation MPLNIDESTQEFIRGHRVARLATSDALGQPAVVPICYAFDGESFYVALDEKAKSVADQELKRVRNIRANSRVALIIDDYSEDWSKLVYVLISGAGMIISPAENASEHARAVELLREKYPQYRSMAIDERPMIKITPTRFKLWSAR
- the cofG gene encoding 7,8-didemethyl-8-hydroxy-5-deazariboflavin synthase CofG, giving the protein MQVLTSTAHLIFDDALAAAREGEVTPSIARALIRARDGAELDSLMAGAAELRNRVTGRRITYSKKVFIPLTNLCRDYCGYCTFRKDPGQPGALTMTPDEVLAVAEAGARLGCKEALFSLGDRPEAIFPEMRETLAGLGHRTTLSYLAEMCERVLNETGLLPHANPGLMGRRDLETLRRFNPSMGLMLENVSERLTLPGMPHDNAPDKPPSLRLKTIEVAGRLNIPFTTGILIGIGETLDERVDALFAIRELHERYGHIQEVIVQNFRAKPEIPMRDHPEPSQSDHARTIAVARLVLGSMNVQAPPNLSDDDYPFLLKAGLNDWGGISPLTPDFINPEKPWPHIEKLAERTAAEGFELTERLSIYPEFICRDEFIDEGLRRRVRWMSDDQGYARR
- a CDS encoding multidrug efflux SMR transporter, which produces MTWLYLALAILLEVSGTTCMKLSEGFTKVVPSILLFVFYTLSFGMLTLALKKLDVSVAYAVWSGVGTALIATIGVLWFKEPATALKLISLGLIIIGVVGLNLSGGAH
- a CDS encoding type II toxin-antitoxin system HicB family antitoxin, with product MKDYHINIFYSEEDGGYIADIPDLEACSAFGITPEDALKEVQIAKDAWIEAARSEGKPIPSPRYRPAIYQVA